The genomic region ATGTTGGCGGTGTCGAAGATGGGCGCCAACTCGTGTTGCGCGGGGGCCACCTCGTTGTGTTCGGTCTTGGCGCGCACGCCCAACGCCCACAATTCCTTGTCGAGCTCGGCCATAAAAGCGGCCACGCGGGGCTTGATGGCGCCGTAGTAGTGGTCGTCCAAGTCCTGCCCCTTGGGTGCGCGGGAGCCCAAAAGCGTGCGCCCCGTGTACACGAGGTCGGGACGGGCGCGATACATTTTTTCGTCAATCAAAAAATATTCCTGCTCGGCGCCCACGGTCGAATAGACCTGCTTGACCGCCGTGTTGCCCAAGAGGTGCAAAAGCCGCACGCCTTGTTTGTTGAGCGCCTGCATACTGCGCAGGAGGGGGGTTTTCTTGTCCAACGCCTGCCCGTTGAAACTGCAGAACGCGGTGGGAATGCACAAGGTGTTGTCCTTGATGAACGCGTAGGACGTGGGATCCCACGCCGTATATCCGCGTGCTTCGAAGGTGGCGCGCAGGCCGCCCGAAGGGAAAGAGGACGCGTCCGACTCGCCCTTGATGAGCGCCTTGCCCGAAAAGGCGAAGATGGCGCCGCTTTCCGCGTCGGGGTCGAGGTCGAGGAAGGCTTCGTGCTTCTCGGCGGTGATGCCCGTCATGGGTTGGAACCAATGGGTGTAGTGGGTGGCGCCTTGTTCGACGGCCCAATTCTTCATGGCCTCGGCCACGGCGTTGGCCACTTCCAAGGGCAAGGGCTTGTGCATCGCCTTGCACTCGTGCATACGGCGGTAGACGGTTTCGTCCAACCGCGCCCGCATTGCTTCGTCGTTGAATACTTTGCTACCGAATAGTTTGGTCGTTATCATCACGCTCTCCTTCTCTCAGTTTACCTTGCGATCTACGCCAATGACACCGCGCACCTGCAAAAACTTGTTTTTGAGGGCCGCCAAAGTGTCCGTGCTGTCCACCTGCACCGTCAAATTGATGACGGCGTTTCCCTTGCGCTTGTCGATGCCCGCGCCCAGCGACGTGAGGGTGACGGCGCTGCTCATGGTATTGATTACCCCACATACGTCCCCCACGAGTTGCGGCCTATCCACGGCGATGATGCACAGCGACACTTGGAATTTGCCCGCCGCTACGCCCGCCCATTCGGCGGGCAAAAGGCGTTCTTTCTCTACGCTGCGGACGTTGATGCAATCCACGCGGTGCACGCTGATGCCCCTGCCGCGGGACGTATAGCCCACGATACGGTCGCCCGGCACGGGCGAACAGCACCGTCCCAAGCGCACCAGCATACCCGACTGGCCGTTGATGAGAATGGCTCCGTCCGAGGGCTTGGCTTGCGTGAAGCGCGGATTGACCTCGGCGGCTTCTTGCGGCAACTCCTTTTCTTTCTCTTGCTCCTCGCGGTACATCGCGATGAGTTTTTGCACCACTTGGCCGTTGGTCAATTCGCCGTAGCCGATGGCGGCGTACACGTCGTCCACGTCCTGCAAGGCGAAACGCCGACTGATATTCTGCATCCATTCGGGCACCAAGAGGTCTTTGGGATTGTAGCCGCGATGGCGGCACTCCAACTCGAGCATCTGCTTGCCGATGGCGATATTTTCCTCGCGCATATTGCGCTTGAAATAGCCGCGGATACGACTGCGGGTAGAACTGCTCTTGACAAATTTCAGCCAATCCCTGGAGGGGCCTTTGCCGTTGGTGATGACCTCTACGATGTCGCCTGTCTGCAACTGCGTAGACAGAGGCACCATACGCGAGTTGACCTTGCCGCCCGAGCAACGCTCGCCCACTTTGGAGTGAATGGCGTAGGCGAAGTCCACGATGGTACTGCCCGCGGGCAGCACGATGACGTCGCCCTTGGGCGTGAAGACGAACACTTCGTCCGAGAAGATGTCCGACTTCATGGTATCCATCAACTCGCGGCTGTCCTTGACGTCCGCTTCGGCCTCCATCACCTTGCGTATCCACTCGATTTTTTTATCGAGGGTGTTGTCCGTCTTGCCGTCCTTGTATTTCCAATGCGCGGCCACGCCGTATTCGGCGATGCGGTGCATTTCTTTGGTGCGGATCTGCACCTCGAAGGGTGCGCCGCCGGGGGCCAGCACGGTGGTGTGCAGACTTTGGTAGTTGTTGGGTTTGGGGGTGGAAATATAGTCCTTGAAGCGGCCCAAAAGGGGCTTCCACAGGTTGTGCACGATGCCCAACACGTCGTAGCAACGGCTCGGCTCGCCGTCCACGATCACCCGCAGGGCCACCAAGTCGTATATCTCGTCGATGCCGCATTGCAACCGTTGCATTTTGCGATAAATGCTGTAGAAGTGCTTGCTGCGGCCGTTGATTTCGTATTTCAGATCGGTCTCTTTGAGCGCCGCGTCCAACTGCGCGATCATTCTGGTCACGAAGGCGTCGCGCTCGTTCTTTTTGGACGCGATCACTTCGCGCAGACGATTGTATTCGACGGGATAGAGGTAGCGCATACACAGGTCTTCGAGTTCGCTCTTGATCTGCATGATGCCCAATCTCGCGGCGAGGGGCGCGTACACGTCCAAGGTCTCCTGCGCGGTTTCGATCTGCTTCTCGGGCTCCACGTTGGCGAGGGTGCGCATATTGTGCAGTCGGTCGGCCAATTTGAGAATGACGACGCGCAGGTCGTGGCACATGGCCAACAGCATCTTGCGCAGGTTTTCGGCTTGCGCCTGCTGTTTGCCCGAAAAGTTGATTTTGGCCAACTTGGTCACTCCTTCCACCAAAAACACAACTTCCTCGCCGAACTCGGCTTTCATTTCGTCGTGCGTGCAGGGCGTGTCTTCCAAGACGTCGTGCAATAGGGCCGCTTCCACCGTGGCCACGTCCATACCCATTTGAATGACGATTTCGGCCACCGCCATGGGGTGAATGATATAGTCCTCGCCCGATTTGCGCTTTTGTCCCGTGTGCTTTTCCTTGGCAAAGAAATAGGCCTTGCGAATGAGCGAGGCTTCTTCCGCCGTATATACGGCGTCCACTTTGTCCAAAAATTCTTGTTCGGTCAAACTCTTTTTCGTCATAGCCCTAAGATGATTGCAAGGCGTCGGCCACGAGGGTGGCCATATTGCGATTGCTGGTGATGAAGTCCACGTCCAACGCCGTCGCGTCGTAGATGGCGCAATAGGCGTCGTCCACCGTCCACACGCCCACGGCAAGCCCCGCGTCGTGGAAGGATTTTACGCGATTTTTGCCCTTGGTTTCCTGCCGATACAAGTACTTGTGGTCCGCAGTTATCCCTATACGTGCACGGATTAACGCGTCCATCAGGTCGTCTTCCCCGATGGATTGGCCGTAGATGCGCCGATAGATTTTGCGCCAGCCGTCGGCGATGATGAGCATACACTCGATATCCGCGTTTTGCGTGCGCACGTACTCCAATTTGTCCAGGTTGAACGAAACGATGGTGCTACGCACCCCGCTGCGTTCGATGGCGGACAGCAACTTCTGCATACCGGCCTCGCTCATAGCCGCGTCTTTTATCTCCACCACGGCCGCCTTGCCGCCCTCTTTGCACGCCGCAAGGTACGCGTCGAAGGTGGGGGCGCGTTGGTCTTGCGCCTTTCGGAGCGGGCGCGACAGCACGTCCGTACTGTCGGCTTCGTGCACGTCGGCGATGCCTTTCACCGCGTTTTTGTCGTGCATACACACCAATACGCCGTCTTTCGTCTCCCACACGTCGGTCTCAATCCCCCAAAAGGTGTCTTGCTTGGCGGCATTCCGGAAAGCGGCTTCGGTGTTTTCGCCTACCGTCACGGTTTGCCCGTTCTCTTCGACCAAGCAATAGCCTCTGTGCGCGATATAGCGGACGGTGGCCGTCTTCTCGCGGACGGCGGCTTGGTCCAACTTGGCCACCTCTTTTTGCATATTGACGCAGGCGACCGCGCCGAGTGCCAGGCACGCTACGAGCAACAGACAGACGAGGCGTTTCATGGCGCTAATCGACGAAGCGGCATAAGCGCACGTCGTACCCCGCTTCGAGTAGGGCGTCGCGTTTGGCTTCGGCGTAGTCCAGCCGATTGTAGAGGGCGTACACGCACGAGCCCGCGCCCGTCATGGCGATATGCAAAGACCGTAGGTCTTGCAAGGCCTTGGTCGCCGCGCCGATGGCGGGGCAACGCGTAGAGCACACGCCGTAGAAGTTGTTGCATTGATATATCTTGGTGTTGCGTTCGGCGCGCAGCAAAGACAGTATCTCGTCCGTGTTGACGGGATTGGGCTTCTTGCCCATGCCGTCGTATCCCTCGTAGGCCTCGACGGTGGAGACGCTCTCCTCGGGGATCACCAGCAAGGCGTACATCAAGGGAAGGGTAGGTAGCAGTTGGATTTTCTCGCCGAATCCGCCCACACGCGCGAGC from Clostridia bacterium harbors:
- a CDS encoding bifunctional (p)ppGpp synthetase/guanosine-3',5'-bis(diphosphate) 3'-pyrophosphohydrolase; amino-acid sequence: MTKKSLTEQEFLDKVDAVYTAEEASLIRKAYFFAKEKHTGQKRKSGEDYIIHPMAVAEIVIQMGMDVATVEAALLHDVLEDTPCTHDEMKAEFGEEVVFLVEGVTKLAKINFSGKQQAQAENLRKMLLAMCHDLRVVILKLADRLHNMRTLANVEPEKQIETAQETLDVYAPLAARLGIMQIKSELEDLCMRYLYPVEYNRLREVIASKKNERDAFVTRMIAQLDAALKETDLKYEINGRSKHFYSIYRKMQRLQCGIDEIYDLVALRVIVDGEPSRCYDVLGIVHNLWKPLLGRFKDYISTPKPNNYQSLHTTVLAPGGAPFEVQIRTKEMHRIAEYGVAAHWKYKDGKTDNTLDKKIEWIRKVMEAEADVKDSRELMDTMKSDIFSDEVFVFTPKGDVIVLPAGSTIVDFAYAIHSKVGERCSGGKVNSRMVPLSTQLQTGDIVEVITNGKGPSRDWLKFVKSSSTRSRIRGYFKRNMREENIAIGKQMLELECRHRGYNPKDLLVPEWMQNISRRFALQDVDDVYAAIGYGELTNGQVVQKLIAMYREEQEKEKELPQEAAEVNPRFTQAKPSDGAILINGQSGMLVRLGRCCSPVPGDRIVGYTSRGRGISVHRVDCINVRSVEKERLLPAEWAGVAAGKFQVSLCIIAVDRPQLVGDVCGVINTMSSAVTLTSLGAGIDKRKGNAVINLTVQVDSTDTLAALKNKFLQVRGVIGVDRKVN